One Cuculus canorus isolate bCucCan1 chromosome 1, bCucCan1.pri, whole genome shotgun sequence DNA segment encodes these proteins:
- the MED21 gene encoding mediator of RNA polymerase II transcription subunit 21, which yields MADRLTQLQDAVNSLADQFCNAIGVLQQCGPPASFSNIQTAINKDQPANPTEEYAQLFAALIARTAKDIDVLIDSLPSEESTAALQAASLYRLEEENHEAAARLEEVVYRGDVLLEKIQSALADIAQSQLKTRSGTHSQLLPDL from the exons ATGGCGGATCGGCTCACGCAGCTGCAGGACGCGGTCAACTCG CTCGCAGACCAGTTTTGTAACGCCATTGGAGTGCTGCAGCAGTGTGGCCCCCCAGCCTCTTTCAGCAACATTCAGACAGCAATAAACAAAGATCAGCCTGCAAATCCAACAGAAG agtatgCCCAACTGTTTGCAGCATTGATTGCACGAACTGCGAAAGATATTGATGTTCTAATAGATTCCCTGCCTAGTGAAGAAtcaacagcagctttgcag gctgctAGTCTGTATCgattagaagaagaaaatcatgaAGCAGCTGCCCGTCTGGAAGAGGTAGTTTATCGCGGGGatgtgctgctggagaagatCCAGAGTGCCCTGGCAGACATTGCCCAGTCGCAGCTGAAGACGAGGAGCGGTACGCACAGCCAGCTCCTTCCAGACTTGTAG